Part of the Marinitoga hydrogenitolerans DSM 16785 genome, GTCACCGCCTAATTTCTTCTTTAATTTAATAATTATAGAAGAATGTATTTGAGATACTCTGGACTCTGAAATATCCAATATTTTTCCAATTTCTTTAAAAGTTAAATCTTTTTCATAATATAAAGAGACTATTAGCTGTTCTCTTTCATTTAGACTTAATATGGCTTTTTTAAGTTCAGTTTTTAAAATATCTTTATAAGCTAAAATTTCAGGGTCATTTTCATTAATGTCGGATTTTATGTTTATTTCGTTATTTGTTAATAAGAAAGAATCTAAACTCAATATTTGACTTCTATGTAATTCTGCTTTAAGTTTTTTTACATCTTTTTTTGTAATATCAAGTATATTAGCCAGTTCTTCATCACTTATATAATCGTCTATATTTTGTTTTGCTAAAATTTCTTCCATTTTTTTTATTTTATGTCTTAAATCTTTTGGAAGCCAGTCTATTTTTCGTAAATAATCAAGCATAGCTCCTTTAATTCTTTTTATAGCAAAGGAATAAAAGGTTACACCTTTTTGAGGGTTAT contains:
- a CDS encoding FliA/WhiG family RNA polymerase sigma factor, which produces MKNINKDDIIKNFLPKIKYIALNLLHSLPKNVELDDLIQEGIIGLLQSLEKYNPQKGVTFYSFAIKRIKGAMLDYLRKIDWLPKDLRHKIKKMEEILAKQNIDDYISDEELANILDITKKDVKKLKAELHRSQILSLDSFLLTNNEINIKSDINENDPEILAYKDILKTELKKAILSLNEREQLIVSLYYEKDLTFKEIGKILDISESRVSQIHSSIIIKLKKKLGGD